The window CACGAACGCCCAGCGCAGCTCGGTGTCGACGACGAGGCCCTCGACCGCCTCCGCGCCGTCCAGCAGCGCCCGGAGCAGGTCCAGCTGGACGGGGGTGCGGGCCGTCGCCGCGAAGGCGCGGGCCCAGGCCAGCTGGTGGTCGCCGGCCGGCTCCGCGGCGCGCAGGTGCGCGAGCGTCGCCTCCGTCCACTGGGTCAGGCCCGCCTCGCGGAACTCCGGCGCCGCGTACAGGTCCAGGGCCAGCTTCACCTGGCGGTGCAGCGACTGGACGACGCCGATGTCCGACTCCTTGCCGATGCCGGACAGGACGAGCGAGAGGTAGTCGCGCGTCGCCAGTTCGCCGTCGCGGGTCATGTCCCAGGCGGATGCCCAGCACAGGGCGCGCGGCAGCGACTCGGTGAAGTCGCCGAGGTGCTCGGTGACGACCCGCAGCGACTCCTCGTCGAGCCGGACCTTCGCGTACGACAGGTCGTCGTCGTTGAGCAGGATGACCGCCGGACGGGCGGTGCCCGCCGGGAACGGGACCTCGGTGCGCTCGCCGTCGACGTCCAGCTCGATCCGGTTCGTGCGGACCAGCTTTCCGTCCCCGTCGAGGTCGTAGCAGCCGATCGCGATCCGGTGCGGGCGCAGCGTCGGTTCGCCCTTGGCGCCGGCGGGCAGCGCCGGGGCCTCCTGGAGGACGGTGAACGAGGTGACGTGACCGTTCCCGTCGGTGGTGACCTCCGGGCGCAGGATGTTGATGCCGGCCGTCTCCAGCCACGCCTTCGACCAGGTCTTCAGGTCGCGGCCGGAGGTCTCCTCCAGTGCGCCCAGCAGGTCGGACAGGCGGGTGTTCCCGAACGCGTGCGCCTTGAAGTACGCCTGGACGCCCTTGAAGAACTCGTCCATGCCGACGTACGCCACGAGCTGCTTCAGGACCGAGGCGCCCTTGGCGTACGTGATGCCGTCGAAGTTGACCAGGACATCGTCCAGGTCACGGATGTCCGCCATGATCGGGTGCGTCGACGGCAGCTGGTCCTGGCGGTACGCCCACGTCTTCATGGAGTTGGCGAACGTCGTCCAGGAGTGCGGCCACTTCGAGCCCTCCGCGTACGCCTGGCAGGCGATCGACGTGTACGTGGCGAACGACTCGTTCAGCCACAGGTCGTTCCACCACTCCATGGTGACGAGGTCGCCGAACCACATGTGGGCCAGCTCGTGCAGGATCGTCTCGGCCCGGGTCTCGTACGCCGCGTCCGTCACCTTCGAACGGAACACGTACTGGTCGCGGATGGTGACCGCGCCCGCGTTCTCCATCGCGCCCGCGTTGAACTCCGGGACGAACAGCTGGTCGTACTTGGCGAACGGGTACGCGTAGTCGAACTTCTCCTGGAACCAGTCGAAGCCCTGCCGCGTGACGTCGAAGATCGCGTCCGCGTCGAGGAACTCGGCGAGCGACGGGCGGCAGTAGATGCCGAGCGGAACGGACTGGCCGTCCTTCTCGTAGCTGCTGTGCACCGCGTGGTACGGACCGACGATCAGGGCCGTGATGTACGTCGAGATGCGCGGCGTCGGCTCGAAGACCCAGACGTCGTCCTTGGGCTCCGGCGTGGGGGAGTTCGAGATGACCGTCCAGCCCGCCGGCGCCTTCACGGTGAACTGGAAGGTCGCCTTCAGATCAGGCTGTTCGAAGCTCGCGAAGACCCGGCGCGCGTCCGGGACCTCGAACTGCGTGTACAGGTACGCCTGCTGGTCGACCTGGTCGACGAACCGGTGCAGACCCTCGCCGGTGTTGGTGTAGGCGCAGTCCGCGACCACCCGCAGCACGTTGGAGCCCGCGTGCAGGTGCGGCAGCGCGATCCGCGAGTCGCGGAAGACGGCGGCGACGTCCAGGGTCTTGCCGTTGAGCTCGACCTCGTGCACGGCCGGGGCGACCAGGTCGATGAAGGTCTCCGCACCGGCTTCGGCGGAGTCGAAGCGGACAGTGGTCACGGACCGGTAGGTGCCGCCCTCCTGCGCTCCGGAGAGGTCGAGATCGATCTCGTACGCGTCCACGGTCAGCAGGCGCGCCCGCTCCTGTGCCTCTTCGCGGGTCAGATTCGTGCCAGGCACGCGGTCATCTCCTTCGATGGTGACGTTTCCGGTCATCCTTCCACGTCGATCGCCGGGAGAAGCGGAGTAGCCACTGTTTGCCTACTGCGGTAGCATTGGTGGTATGAAGATCAGTGTGAGCTTGCCGCAGGAGGATGTCGCCTTCGTCGACGAGTACGCCATGAAGACCGACGCGGACTCCCGGTCCGCCGTGATACACGCCGCCATCGAGCTGCTGCGTGTCGCCGGACTCGAGGCGGAGTACACGGAAGCGTTCGAGGAGTGGGACGCGAGCGAGGACGCCGCGCTCTGGGACCGTACGGTGGGGGACGGAATCGCCGATGCGTAGAGGCGATATCCATCTGGTCGATCTGGAGCCGTCCAGGGGCAGTGAGGCCAACAAGGTCAGACCGGCCGTGATCGTGTCCAACAACGCGGCGAACCAGTCGGCGGAGCTCAGCGGGCGAGGTGTGATCACCGTGGTGCCGGTGACGTCGAACATCGCGCGTGTTCTCACGTTCCAGGTCCTTCTCAGGGCTGACGAGAGCCGTCTGCTGAAGGACTCGAAGGTCCAGTGCGAGCAGGTCCGTGCAGTCTCTCCGGACCGTGTCCTGAAACGGATCGGCACCGTCCCGCGCCCGCGCATGGCCGAGATCGACGCCGCCCTGCGACGTCACCTCGCCCTCTGACACATGCGGACGCCGGAGCCCGCACACGCTCTCCGGCGCATGCGAAAGGGCGGCCACCGAGCACCGGTGGCCGCCCTCTCACGTGCTTTGCGGGTGTCAGCCGTTCAGCTCGGCAGCGACCAGTTCCGCGATCTGCACGGCGTTCAGCGCCGCGCCCTTGCGCAGGTTGTCGCCGGAGACGAAGAGCGCCAGACCGTTCTCGACGGTCTCGTCGGCCCGGATGCGGCCCACGTACGACACGTCCTGGCCGGCCGCCTGGAGCGGGGTGGGGATCTCCGAGAGCTCGACACCCTCGGCACCCTCGAGCAGCTCGTAGGCGCGCTCCACGCCGATCGGGCGGGCGAAGCGGGCGTTGATCTGGAGCGAGTGACCGGTGAAGACCGGGACCCGGACACAGGTGCCGGACACCTTGAGCTCCGGGATCTCCAGGATCTTGCGGGACTCGTTGCGGAGCTTCTGCTCCTCGTCCGTCTCGAAGGAGCCGTCGTCGACGATCGAACCGGCCAGCGGCAGCACGTTGAAAGCGATGGGCCGCTTGTAGACGGCCGGCTCGGGGAACTCGACGGCGCCGCCGTCGTGGGTGAGCTTGTCGGCGTCGGCGACCACCTTGGACGCCTGTCCGTGCAGCTCGGAGACGCCGGCCAGACCGGAGCCGGAGACCGCCTGGTAGCTGGTGACGACCAGCGCGTCGAGACCGGCCTCGTCGTGCAGCGGGCGCAGCACGGGCATCGCGGCCATCGTCGTGCAGTTCGGGTTGGCGATGATGCCCTTGGGGCGGTTCTTGATCGCGTGCGCGTTGACCTCGGAGACGACGAGCGGGACCTCGGGGTCCTTGCGCCATGCGGAGGAGTTGTCGATCACCACGGCGCCCTGGGCGGCGACCTTCTCGGCGAGCGCCTTCGAGGTGGCGCCGCCGGCCGAGAACAGCACGATGTCGAGACCCGTGTAGTCCGCGGTGGAGGCGTCCTCGACGGTGATCTCCTGGCCCTGCCACTCGATGGTGGAGCCTGCGGAGCGGGCGGAGGCGAAGAGCCGCAGCTGGTCGGTCGGGAATTTCCGCTCGGCCAGGATCCTGCGCATGACTGTGCCGACCTGACCGGTGGCGCCGACGATTCCGACCTTCACAGGGACTCCTTCAAACGTACGAACTGGCACGGTTGCCGCTCCATGATGCGTATGTCCACGGCTTCCTTGTCCAATCCATTGTCCGGCAGACGGACAGTGTCCCGGCGCGGGCCGGGCAGAGCAGTGGGGCGGGCGCTCCACGGAGCGCCCGCCCCACCGTCGTTACCGACAACGCATCCGGGTCGTTACGGCGTGACCTTCTCGATCACGACGCTGCCGGTGCCCGCCGCGGTACCGCGGCTGTTCACCAGCTGCACCTCGCCGAAGAACTGGCGTCCCTCGGGAGCCGCACCGCCGACCACGACGTCCGCGCCGACCTGCGCCGAAGCGCCGCTGGCCAGGTTCACGGCCTTCGACTCGTCGACCTTGAGCGTGCCGAGCGACGGGGAGTAGTACACGTCACGGTAGTCGTACGTGGTGGTGCCGGCCGGAACCGAGTAACCGTCCACGACGATCGTGTACGTACCGGCGGCGGGGGCGGCCAGACTGACCGATTCCTCCGCACCCGCGCTCGTGGACGAACCGACCTCGGTGCCGTCCGCGTCGAGCACGTACAGGTCGATGTCGGCGTTGGCGTCCGAGGTGCCGCCGACGGCGACGTCCAGCTTCTCGACGCCCTCACCGATGGTGACCGTGGTGACCTGCTGGTCGCCCGTCTTGATCGACGGGGTGGCAACCTTGGCCGAGCCCAGCGAGCCGCCCTTGAGCTTGCCCGCCAGGTCGCCCGCGGAGTTGGTGACGGTCCAGTTCACCGCGGTCGGCGTGCCGACCTTCGCCTCGGGCAGCGTCTGCACGGCCGGGTCGAAGGACGCGCCGAGCAGGCTGACATCCAGCTTGAACGGGTTGTCCAGCAGCGGCGACGTACGCCGTGCCTCGACCTCGATCTCCCAGACACCGGCCTGCGGGTCGGCGTACGAGCGCACGTCGGGGCGGCAGGTGTTGGTCGGGTTGTCGTAGTTCGGGTAGCAGAACGGCGTGCCGCTGTCCTCCACCGCCACCCCGTACGGGTGGATGGAGATGAAGCGGGTCTGGCTGCCCGAGCGCAGCGCGCTCATCGCGACCTCAAGAGTCTTGGCGCCCTCCGGCACGTTCACGAAGTACGACGTGGTGCCGTTGCGCTGCACCGAGCCGGACGCAGCGAACGCGTAGGCGGGCTTCACCAGGTCCTTGGCGACGACGACCGTGGCGAGGATCTGCTGGTCCACACCGGAGGTCTTCGCGTCATCGACCTGCAGGATCGCGCTGTGCACGCCCGCGCTGCCCGGCTTCGCCTGGACCTTGACGGTCACCGGCTTGCCCAGCGGCAGCGAGACGGTGCTGCTGCCGGTCAGCGTGAAGGTGCCGTCGTTGTTCTTCCAGGACAGCTTGTGCGCGACGGCCTTGTCCGGGCCCGTGGTGCGGGTGACCGTGACGTCGTACGACTTCTTCTGGCCGGCCTTCAGGCCGCCCTCGCGGTCGTACAGGCCGGTGCCGAAGCCGGGGGTCTTCAGCGCGAAGTCGATCGCCGTGTCGACCGGGGCCTTCACGGAGTACTCGTGCGCCGGGGAACCCTGCTTCTCGATCTGCTTCCAGGCGCCCACGATGTTGATCAGGCCGGAACCCTGGGCGTGCGCGGGCACACCCTGGATATGGGTCGCGGTGCTGGTCAGCGCGGTACGCAGGTCGGCCGGGGGCAGCTCGATGTGCTTCTGCTTCGCGGCGGACAGCAGCAGCGCGGTCGCACCGGCGGCCTGCGGCGAGGACATCGAGGTGCCCTGCAGCATGGAGTAACCGGCCGGAAGCGAGTAGCCCGCCTCCTTGACCGGGCCGCCGGGCAGCCAGGTCTGGGTGGTGTTGATGGAGGCGCCGGGCGCGGTCAGGATCGGCGCGAAGCCGCCGTCCTCACGCGGACCACGGGACGAGAACGGCAGCATGTCGTACTTCTTGGTGACATTGGAGCCGTAGTTCGCGGCCCAGGTCTCCTTGGAGATGGACGCGCCGACGGAGATGACGTGGTCGGCGAGGCCGGGGTCACCGATGGTGTTCACACCCGGGCCGTCGTTGCCGGCCGAGATGACCAGCTGGACGCCGTAGGTGTCGATGAGCCGCTTGTACAGCACGGCGCGGGCGTTGTTGCCGTCGTTGAGCGGCGGCAGGCCGCCGATCGACATGTTGACGACATCGACACCGCGGTTCACGACGAGGTCGGTCATGCCCTCCATGAGCGCGATGTTGGTGCAGCCGCCGGACCAGGTGCAGGCGCGCGAGGAGACGATCTTCGCGCCGGGCGCGGCGCCGTTCATCTTGCCGCCGAAGAGCCCGTTGGCGGAGGTGATGCCGGCGACGTGGGTGCCGTGCTCGCTCTCGATGACACCGATGTTGACGTAGTCGGCCTTGTCGCCGGCCGCGTTGTACACGACGTCCTTGCGCGTCTCGACGACGAACGGGATGCGCTCGACGACCTGGGTCCGCGGGTCGTCCGTGCCGAAGTAGGAGACCTGGTGCTTCTCCTTGTACGGCTTCATGACGGCGTCGTCGGAGAAGTTGGCGTCGTTGTTCAGGTCGACACGGGTGGTGCCGGTGACCGGGTCGTAGAGCACGGCCCAGGTGTCGGTGGTGTCGCCGTCCCGGTTCAGGTCTCCGGCCATGTCGCCGCCCTTGGTGGCGGCCTCGGAGAAGAGCTGGATCTTGTACGAGCCGGCCGGTGCCGAGTAGGTGCGGCCACCGATCGTGAAGACGGGGCCGGTCACCGAGGCGGTCATCCGCAGCCAGGTACCGTCGCCGTCGCTGACCGGGTCGGTCGCCGTCACCCAGTCGACGATCTTGCGCTCGCCGGTGGTGGTCTTCTGCAGCGCCGGGTGACCGAGGTCGACACCCGAGTCCAGGATGCCGATGGTCACGCCGCGGCCGTCGGCCTTCGGGTGCTGCTGGACGAAGTCGACCGCGCCCGTCTCGAAGGACGGGTTGTACGGGTTCTTCGCCGGCGTCTTCTTGCCGGGCGCCGGGTAGGTGCCCGTGGTCTGCGTCTTCGCCCCGGCGGCCCGGTCGCCCGCGGGCGTCGGGTCGTCGAGCATGATCTCCTGCTTGAGATCGATGCCGTAGACGGACGTCAGCTTCGAGGCCGCCTTGATGGTCGCCTCGGCGGTCGCGGTCGGGACGGTCGCGCGTACGTAGCCGAGCTTGTCGTACGTACGACCCAGCACGGACCCCTTCACGGCGTCCAACTGCGCGGCGACCTGCTCGGTCGCACCGGGCGTGGTGGCGACCATCATGGTGACGTTCTTCTCGCCCTTGGCCTTCGCCTTGGTCAAGAGGTCGGCGTCGGCAGCGCCGAGCTTGTCGCTCGTGGCGGCCGCCTTCACCGGGGTGTCGGCCGGGTCGTCGGCGGCGAAGACCGGGGCCGCGCCGGAAGCGGCCAGTGCGGCCACCAGACCGGCAGCGGCCGCGACTCGGGCCACGCGTCTCGCCCCGGATATGGAGCTGGGGGATTCGGAGGTCATCAGCATCCCTGTATGTGAAAGAGAAAGTCCGGAATTCGGTACCGGATGACCGCTCAGCCTTTCGCAAATGACCTGGGTTTGTGGAGGGTTGAGGGAGGCGAGATGCGGTCATGGCGTACTCCCGCCACTGGGGCTGATGCGTCATGAGGGACGAAAGGGTCGATAACTGCCCTGTCACCGGGGAAGGATGACCACATAAGCGGCGGGTTCGCGGTCGGCCGCCGCCATCAGCGCGGTACGCACCACGGTCGCCTGCTGCTCAGCCGCGACGCGCAGCTTCCTCGGCGTGACGTGGACGACGGTGACCCCGAGCCGTTCCAGATGCTCCCGCTCGGCGGCGCAGCCGGACCAGTCGGCGTCGT is drawn from Streptomyces sp. NBC_01717 and contains these coding sequences:
- the pepN gene encoding aminopeptidase N, producing the protein MPGTNLTREEAQERARLLTVDAYEIDLDLSGAQEGGTYRSVTTVRFDSAEAGAETFIDLVAPAVHEVELNGKTLDVAAVFRDSRIALPHLHAGSNVLRVVADCAYTNTGEGLHRFVDQVDQQAYLYTQFEVPDARRVFASFEQPDLKATFQFTVKAPAGWTVISNSPTPEPKDDVWVFEPTPRISTYITALIVGPYHAVHSSYEKDGQSVPLGIYCRPSLAEFLDADAIFDVTRQGFDWFQEKFDYAYPFAKYDQLFVPEFNAGAMENAGAVTIRDQYVFRSKVTDAAYETRAETILHELAHMWFGDLVTMEWWNDLWLNESFATYTSIACQAYAEGSKWPHSWTTFANSMKTWAYRQDQLPSTHPIMADIRDLDDVLVNFDGITYAKGASVLKQLVAYVGMDEFFKGVQAYFKAHAFGNTRLSDLLGALEETSGRDLKTWSKAWLETAGINILRPEVTTDGNGHVTSFTVLQEAPALPAGAKGEPTLRPHRIAIGCYDLDGDGKLVRTNRIELDVDGERTEVPFPAGTARPAVILLNDDDLSYAKVRLDEESLRVVTEHLGDFTESLPRALCWASAWDMTRDGELATRDYLSLVLSGIGKESDIGVVQSLHRQVKLALDLYAAPEFREAGLTQWTEATLAHLRAAEPAGDHQLAWARAFAATARTPVQLDLLRALLDGAEAVEGLVVDTELRWAFVERLAAVGLLDEDEIAAEYERDKTAAGERHAATARAARPSAEAKAEAWASVVESDKLPNSLQEAVIGGFVQTDQRELLAPYTEKFFAAVKDVWDSRSHEMAQQIAVGLYPALQVSQETLDATDAWLDSAEPSAALRRLVSESRAGVERALKAQAADAAAATA
- a CDS encoding ribbon-helix-helix domain-containing protein, with the translated sequence MKISVSLPQEDVAFVDEYAMKTDADSRSAVIHAAIELLRVAGLEAEYTEAFEEWDASEDAALWDRTVGDGIADA
- a CDS encoding type II toxin-antitoxin system PemK/MazF family toxin, which produces MRRGDIHLVDLEPSRGSEANKVRPAVIVSNNAANQSAELSGRGVITVVPVTSNIARVLTFQVLLRADESRLLKDSKVQCEQVRAVSPDRVLKRIGTVPRPRMAEIDAALRRHLAL
- a CDS encoding aspartate-semialdehyde dehydrogenase, producing the protein MKVGIVGATGQVGTVMRRILAERKFPTDQLRLFASARSAGSTIEWQGQEITVEDASTADYTGLDIVLFSAGGATSKALAEKVAAQGAVVIDNSSAWRKDPEVPLVVSEVNAHAIKNRPKGIIANPNCTTMAAMPVLRPLHDEAGLDALVVTSYQAVSGSGLAGVSELHGQASKVVADADKLTHDGGAVEFPEPAVYKRPIAFNVLPLAGSIVDDGSFETDEEQKLRNESRKILEIPELKVSGTCVRVPVFTGHSLQINARFARPIGVERAYELLEGAEGVELSEIPTPLQAAGQDVSYVGRIRADETVENGLALFVSGDNLRKGAALNAVQIAELVAAELNG
- a CDS encoding S8 family serine peptidase, producing the protein MLMTSESPSSISGARRVARVAAAAGLVAALAASGAAPVFAADDPADTPVKAAATSDKLGAADADLLTKAKAKGEKNVTMMVATTPGATEQVAAQLDAVKGSVLGRTYDKLGYVRATVPTATAEATIKAASKLTSVYGIDLKQEIMLDDPTPAGDRAAGAKTQTTGTYPAPGKKTPAKNPYNPSFETGAVDFVQQHPKADGRGVTIGILDSGVDLGHPALQKTTTGERKIVDWVTATDPVSDGDGTWLRMTASVTGPVFTIGGRTYSAPAGSYKIQLFSEAATKGGDMAGDLNRDGDTTDTWAVLYDPVTGTTRVDLNNDANFSDDAVMKPYKEKHQVSYFGTDDPRTQVVERIPFVVETRKDVVYNAAGDKADYVNIGVIESEHGTHVAGITSANGLFGGKMNGAAPGAKIVSSRACTWSGGCTNIALMEGMTDLVVNRGVDVVNMSIGGLPPLNDGNNARAVLYKRLIDTYGVQLVISAGNDGPGVNTIGDPGLADHVISVGASISKETWAANYGSNVTKKYDMLPFSSRGPREDGGFAPILTAPGASINTTQTWLPGGPVKEAGYSLPAGYSMLQGTSMSSPQAAGATALLLSAAKQKHIELPPADLRTALTSTATHIQGVPAHAQGSGLINIVGAWKQIEKQGSPAHEYSVKAPVDTAIDFALKTPGFGTGLYDREGGLKAGQKKSYDVTVTRTTGPDKAVAHKLSWKNNDGTFTLTGSSTVSLPLGKPVTVKVQAKPGSAGVHSAILQVDDAKTSGVDQQILATVVVAKDLVKPAYAFAASGSVQRNGTTSYFVNVPEGAKTLEVAMSALRSGSQTRFISIHPYGVAVEDSGTPFCYPNYDNPTNTCRPDVRSYADPQAGVWEIEVEARRTSPLLDNPFKLDVSLLGASFDPAVQTLPEAKVGTPTAVNWTVTNSAGDLAGKLKGGSLGSAKVATPSIKTGDQQVTTVTIGEGVEKLDVAVGGTSDANADIDLYVLDADGTEVGSSTSAGAEESVSLAAPAAGTYTIVVDGYSVPAGTTTYDYRDVYYSPSLGTLKVDESKAVNLASGASAQVGADVVVGGAAPEGRQFFGEVQLVNSRGTAAGTGSVVIEKVTP